The Armatimonadota bacterium genome contains a region encoding:
- a CDS encoding adenosylhomocysteinase, with translation MKTNDFHVADLSLAAWGRKEIKIAETEMPGLMAIRKEYSASKPLAGAKIAGSLHMTIQTAVLIETLVDLGAEVRWVSCNIYSTQDHAAAAIAAAGVPVFAYKGETLAEYWDYTHRLMEWHDGGTPNMILDDGGDATLLVLLGSRAETDASLISNPTSEEEEFLFASIKQKLAVDPTFYSRIKANIQGVSEETTTGVHRLYQLQKEGRLPFPAFNVNDSVTKSKFDNLYGCRESLVDGIKRATDVMVAGKIAVVCGYGDVGKGSAQALRALSAQVWVTEIDPICALQAAMEGYRVVTMDYACKHADIFVTATGNFHVINHEHMKQMKDQAIVCNIGHFDNEIDVASLAEYEWDEIKPQVDHVVFPDGKRIIMLAKGRLVNLGCGTGHPSYVMSSSFANQVIAQIELWTKRGEYAPGVYVLPKHLDEKVARLQLTKLGVELTQLTETQANYIGVPVNGPYKTDTYRY, from the coding sequence ATGAAAACAAATGACTTTCATGTCGCGGACCTGAGCCTCGCCGCTTGGGGACGAAAAGAAATCAAAATCGCCGAAACCGAAATGCCGGGCTTGATGGCGATTCGGAAAGAATATTCGGCGTCCAAGCCTCTGGCTGGCGCCAAGATCGCCGGCTCGCTTCACATGACGATTCAGACTGCGGTCTTGATCGAAACTCTGGTCGATCTCGGCGCAGAAGTTCGATGGGTCAGCTGCAACATTTACAGCACCCAAGATCACGCCGCAGCTGCGATCGCAGCCGCTGGCGTCCCAGTTTTTGCCTATAAGGGCGAAACGCTTGCCGAATATTGGGACTACACCCACCGATTGATGGAGTGGCACGACGGCGGAACTCCAAACATGATTTTGGACGATGGCGGCGACGCTACCCTTTTGGTGTTGCTCGGTAGCCGCGCAGAGACCGACGCCTCGCTGATCAGTAATCCGACCAGCGAAGAAGAGGAATTTCTGTTCGCGAGCATCAAGCAGAAGCTGGCGGTCGATCCGACGTTCTATAGCCGAATCAAGGCCAACATCCAAGGCGTCAGCGAAGAGACTACCACCGGTGTACACCGACTGTACCAACTTCAAAAAGAAGGTCGGCTCCCATTCCCGGCGTTCAACGTCAACGATTCGGTTACCAAGAGCAAGTTCGACAATCTGTACGGTTGCCGAGAATCTCTGGTTGACGGCATCAAGCGCGCTACTGACGTGATGGTCGCCGGCAAAATTGCCGTCGTCTGCGGTTATGGCGACGTTGGCAAGGGCAGCGCCCAAGCACTCCGCGCACTCAGCGCTCAAGTTTGGGTGACCGAGATCGATCCAATCTGCGCACTGCAAGCCGCAATGGAAGGCTACCGAGTGGTCACGATGGACTACGCTTGCAAGCACGCGGACATCTTCGTGACCGCGACTGGCAACTTCCACGTGATCAACCACGAGCACATGAAGCAGATGAAGGATCAAGCCATCGTCTGCAACATCGGCCACTTCGACAACGAGATTGATGTGGCTTCGCTCGCCGAATACGAGTGGGATGAAATCAAGCCGCAAGTGGACCATGTGGTGTTCCCAGACGGCAAGCGGATCATCATGCTGGCCAAGGGCCGATTGGTGAACTTGGGCTGCGGTACTGGCCACCCAAGCTATGTGATGAGCAGCAGCTTCGCTAACCAGGTGATCGCTCAGATCGAACTTTGGACCAAGCGCGGCGAATACGCTCCTGGAGTCTATGTGCTGCCGAAGCATCTGGACGAAAAGGTTGCTCGCTTACAATTGACCAAGCTCGGAGTCGAACTCACCCAACTGACCGAAACTCAGGCCAACTACATCGGAGTGCCTGTCAACGGACCCTACAAGACTGACACTTATCGGTATTAA
- a CDS encoding 50S ribosomal protein L10: MPTAEKAQIIEQTQGWYSQAKGVILADYRGLSVKQVQKLRGDLRAKGGELHVIKNTLFQRAIGDDVASLAEELKGGPMAYAFLFENETDCAKMLVDFAASSKKLEVKGGIFAGKAMTGNQVVAFSKLPSREVLIAQVIGAIAAPLSNLVGVVEALYADPIRVIGAVADKVAEGSPLPAPQAASAEVSSPAEEAAPAAEAEAPAEAPAAEAPSTEGESN; this comes from the coding sequence ATGCCTACCGCAGAAAAAGCGCAAATCATCGAACAAACTCAAGGCTGGTACTCCCAGGCGAAGGGAGTCATCTTAGCTGACTACCGTGGTTTGTCGGTGAAGCAAGTTCAAAAGCTGCGCGGAGATCTCCGGGCAAAGGGCGGCGAATTACACGTAATCAAGAACACCCTGTTCCAGCGCGCGATCGGCGACGATGTTGCCAGCCTCGCAGAAGAACTCAAGGGTGGCCCAATGGCTTACGCTTTCTTGTTTGAGAACGAAACCGACTGCGCCAAAATGCTGGTCGATTTCGCTGCCTCATCCAAGAAGCTCGAAGTCAAGGGTGGAATCTTTGCTGGCAAGGCAATGACCGGTAATCAGGTTGTTGCATTCAGCAAGCTTCCTTCGCGAGAGGTTTTGATCGCTCAAGTCATTGGCGCGATCGCTGCCCCACTTTCCAATCTCGTTGGTGTTGTCGAAGCCTTGTACGCGGATCCAATTCGTGTTATTGGTGCCGTCGCCGATAAGGTTGCAGAAGGTTCGCCGCTCCCAGCTCCACAAGCCGCAAGCGCAGAAGTTTCGTCCCCCGCTGAAGAGGCTGCACCAGCCGCTGAAGCCGAAGCCCCCGCCGAGGCGCCTGCCGCCGAAGCACCATCCACAGAAGGAGAATCCAACTAA
- a CDS encoding ABC transporter ATP-binding protein, producing MAGVTFRNISKVFGSNVRAVDNLNLEVQDKEFMVLVGPSGCGKTTALRMIAGLEEATDGDLMIGEKRVNDVPPKDRDIAMVFQNYALYPHMTVYDNISFGLRLRELGGVFWQITHAAEAKKIKESIDQRVREVAKQLSIDHLLHRLPKELSGGQRQRVALGRAIVRKPAVFLMDEPLSNLDAKLRIHTRAELIRLHRELGITTIYVTHDQVEAMTMGQRVAVMKDGLLQQCDSPEKVYNEPVNKFVAGFIGSPPMNFVEGSIKKESGKTWFDCGDFKLPLPEGRGTSAADGQKVFLGVRPEHIYDASMNNPVPTTPENTIDARVDVMEPLGHQYIAYLKAGEHQFQASLDSGSKLKVDDPGKFAINLGALHIFDFESEMAIH from the coding sequence TTGGCAGGCGTAACATTTCGCAATATCAGCAAGGTTTTCGGCTCGAATGTCCGGGCCGTCGACAACCTAAACCTGGAAGTTCAGGACAAAGAATTTATGGTTCTTGTCGGCCCGTCCGGATGCGGCAAAACGACCGCACTACGGATGATTGCCGGGCTTGAGGAAGCCACTGATGGCGATCTGATGATCGGCGAAAAGCGGGTCAACGATGTCCCACCGAAAGACCGAGACATCGCAATGGTGTTTCAAAACTACGCTCTATATCCGCACATGACGGTGTACGACAACATCTCCTTCGGATTGCGTTTACGCGAGCTTGGCGGAGTTTTTTGGCAAATCACTCACGCCGCCGAGGCCAAAAAGATCAAAGAGAGCATCGACCAACGAGTCAGGGAAGTCGCCAAACAACTTTCCATTGATCATCTCTTGCATCGACTTCCGAAAGAACTGAGCGGTGGACAGCGCCAACGCGTGGCTCTTGGCAGAGCGATTGTGCGAAAGCCAGCCGTGTTTTTGATGGATGAACCCCTTTCCAATCTTGATGCGAAATTACGTATTCACACCCGCGCGGAACTGATTCGATTGCATCGGGAACTGGGGATTACGACCATCTATGTGACGCACGACCAGGTTGAGGCAATGACTATGGGGCAGCGCGTGGCCGTGATGAAAGATGGCCTGCTGCAGCAGTGCGACTCGCCTGAAAAGGTTTACAACGAACCCGTCAACAAGTTCGTAGCTGGCTTTATTGGCTCGCCACCGATGAATTTTGTCGAAGGATCCATCAAGAAGGAATCTGGCAAAACCTGGTTTGATTGTGGCGATTTCAAGCTCCCGCTTCCAGAAGGTAGGGGCACATCCGCTGCGGACGGGCAGAAGGTTTTCTTGGGCGTTCGCCCTGAGCACATCTATGATGCCTCGATGAATAACCCTGTCCCAACGACCCCTGAGAACACGATTGACGCTAGGGTTGATGTGATGGAGCCTCTTGGGCACCAATATATCGCTTATCTGAAGGCGGGCGAACACCAATTCCAGGCGAGCCTTGATAGCGGATCGAAGCTCAAAGTGGATGACCCAGGCAAATTTGCAATCAATTTGGGTGCCCTTCACATCTTTGATTTCGAATCTGAAATGGCGATCCATTAA
- a CDS encoding DMT family transporter gives MNPEKRHSAFSWPLFGVVLAWGYNFIAIKQLYHAFEPSGLALGRFLVMQLAVVVICKLRRMPLCYPDLKESIRLLLLGFFSMGIYTVLFFEGMKLILPSQSAILLATSPLWVLFIDVILKHEKFRFAALIGVALSIVGVGMVVGPAHAAGTNELLGSILILVSAFCWAATVVYSRHRTKERDPLLVLTLSMPGGLLVLIPYGYQSLVSTHWTTLTAFDWAQFAHVSFLAGAYGFFAFFDGVKKVGASQAMLYQFGVPVMASLFAAILLHTPPTAWQIAGMIVVLTGVAIAKKPRPVAETAVA, from the coding sequence TTGAATCCTGAAAAGCGCCATTCAGCGTTCAGTTGGCCGCTCTTTGGAGTAGTCCTCGCTTGGGGCTACAACTTCATCGCAATCAAGCAGTTGTATCACGCCTTTGAGCCCTCGGGGCTTGCGTTGGGGCGATTTCTTGTCATGCAATTGGCTGTTGTTGTCATTTGCAAACTCAGGCGAATGCCACTCTGCTATCCCGATCTTAAGGAATCTATTCGGCTTCTGCTCCTTGGGTTCTTTTCGATGGGGATTTACACGGTGCTCTTCTTTGAAGGCATGAAGCTGATTCTCCCGTCCCAAAGCGCAATCTTGTTGGCGACTTCCCCGCTTTGGGTGCTATTCATTGATGTCATTTTGAAGCATGAGAAGTTTCGATTTGCAGCTCTGATCGGTGTTGCACTTTCGATTGTCGGAGTGGGAATGGTGGTCGGTCCGGCTCATGCCGCCGGTACGAATGAGCTGTTGGGCAGCATCTTGATTCTTGTCTCGGCGTTTTGCTGGGCAGCAACGGTCGTCTACAGTCGACATCGCACCAAGGAACGCGACCCTCTCTTGGTGCTGACTTTGTCGATGCCGGGTGGATTGCTCGTCTTGATTCCCTACGGTTACCAATCGCTCGTTTCCACGCATTGGACGACTCTGACCGCGTTCGATTGGGCTCAATTTGCCCACGTCAGCTTCCTAGCAGGCGCTTATGGATTCTTCGCGTTCTTCGATGGTGTCAAAAAGGTTGGTGCGAGCCAAGCCATGCTATATCAATTCGGTGTTCCTGTGATGGCCAGTTTGTTTGCTGCAATCCTGCTCCATACGCCACCGACGGCGTGGCAGATCGCTGGGATGATCGTTGTTCTTACGGGAGTTGCGATTGCGAAGAAGCCTCGTCCTGTTGCCGAAACCGCGGTCGCTTAA
- a CDS encoding response regulator transcription factor — translation MKILLVDDEPTICETLEHKLRKEGFSVFVGNSAEEGMRLFKQVRPDLLLLDVMLPNRSGFELCRAIRKEHQTPIIFLTARASEDDRVAGLELGADDYIVKPFNLGEVTARVRAVLRRTTGDTPLEVAESGNLKIDPKTHEVTLSGKTIEFAPKEFALIYFFVRNSGQVFTREQLLDRVWGQDAYVSSRTIDVHVRWIREQIEEDPASPTRLVTVRGVGYKFMG, via the coding sequence ATGAAAATACTTCTTGTTGACGACGAACCTACAATTTGCGAAACGCTAGAACACAAACTCCGAAAGGAGGGCTTTAGCGTTTTTGTTGGAAACTCGGCAGAAGAAGGAATGAGGCTCTTTAAGCAGGTCCGTCCGGACCTGCTTTTGCTTGATGTCATGCTCCCGAACCGGTCTGGATTTGAACTATGCCGGGCAATCCGAAAGGAGCACCAAACCCCGATCATCTTTTTGACCGCGCGCGCCAGTGAAGATGACCGCGTGGCTGGGCTGGAACTCGGGGCGGACGATTACATCGTGAAGCCGTTCAATTTGGGGGAAGTCACGGCTAGGGTCCGCGCCGTTCTTCGCCGAACGACTGGCGATACTCCGCTTGAGGTCGCTGAAAGCGGCAACCTGAAAATCGACCCCAAAACGCACGAGGTGACTCTGAGCGGCAAGACCATCGAATTTGCTCCGAAAGAGTTCGCCCTGATCTACTTTTTCGTTAGAAACAGTGGGCAAGTGTTCACTCGCGAACAACTTTTGGACCGAGTCTGGGGGCAAGACGCATACGTGTCGTCTCGCACGATCGATGTGCACGTGCGGTGGATTCGGGAGCAGATCGAAGAAGATCCTGCCAGCCCAACAAGGCTGGTCACTGTTCGCGGCGTCGGCTACAAGTTTATGGGCTAG
- a CDS encoding GDP-L-fucose synthase has protein sequence MKKADKIFVAGHRGLVGSAIVRQLKAAGFDNIITRTRAELDLENQSAVADFLAAEKPEWIVMAAAKVGGIGANSTYPADFIGLNLVMECNLIWGAHLAGVPNFCFLGSSCIYPRDTAQPIPEDALLSGKPEPTNAPYAIAKIAGLVLCQSIRKQFGRNYFTVMPPNVYGPGDNYDLQTSHVLPALIRKFHEAKLAGNTPVTCWGTGSPRREFLFSDDVAGAILFLMQTDDVPDMVNIGVGTSVSIKELATTIQQVIGHEGEIVWDTSKPDGFPEKTNDVSRLFGLGWRPEKSLVAGIQAAYDSFLAGEVSRV, from the coding sequence CTGAAGAAAGCCGATAAGATCTTTGTCGCGGGTCACCGGGGCTTAGTGGGCTCGGCGATCGTGCGCCAGCTCAAAGCAGCTGGTTTCGATAACATCATCACTCGCACTCGGGCCGAGCTAGACCTCGAAAATCAATCGGCGGTGGCTGATTTTCTAGCGGCTGAAAAGCCGGAATGGATCGTGATGGCCGCCGCGAAGGTGGGTGGCATTGGCGCGAATTCCACTTATCCAGCTGACTTCATCGGCCTGAACCTGGTGATGGAGTGCAACCTGATTTGGGGTGCGCATCTGGCTGGAGTTCCAAACTTCTGCTTCCTTGGTTCGAGCTGCATCTATCCTCGCGATACGGCCCAGCCGATTCCAGAAGACGCCTTGCTAAGCGGCAAGCCAGAACCGACCAATGCTCCTTATGCGATCGCGAAGATTGCTGGACTGGTGCTCTGCCAATCGATTCGCAAGCAGTTCGGCCGGAACTACTTTACGGTCATGCCGCCGAATGTCTATGGGCCTGGCGACAACTACGACTTGCAAACAAGCCACGTGCTTCCGGCATTGATCCGCAAATTCCACGAGGCGAAGCTGGCGGGGAACACTCCTGTCACTTGCTGGGGTACTGGTTCGCCGCGGCGAGAATTCCTCTTTAGCGACGATGTTGCTGGCGCGATCCTGTTCCTCATGCAGACCGACGATGTGCCAGACATGGTGAACATCGGTGTTGGCACTTCTGTCTCGATCAAGGAGCTCGCCACAACGATTCAACAAGTGATCGGTCATGAAGGCGAGATTGTCTGGGATACCTCAAAGCCGGACGGATTTCCCGAAAAGACTAATGACGTCTCGCGACTGTTCGGGCTGGGATGGCGCCCCGAGAAGAGCTTGGTGGCCGGAATTCAGGCTGCATACGACTCTTTCCTCGCTGGCGAAGTCAGCCGGGTTTAG
- a CDS encoding PEP-CTERM sorting domain-containing protein: MGLALRTRLLVVAGVVALGSQSYALTWSMREVVVPGESQLVFSGINNAGQISAEGWGTANIYRVNTNGLVETATPSVHQHTSVSSGGINEAGDVVVYGNPIPGSGRTKVGYWTPGVGMTDLLVQDNGQNYWFESFAMNNAHTAVGWAEWFGNGGTGGTGNAIRYSPTSSALLDPGYWDGYNLARDIDEAGSIVGCVNFNPIRWNPDGSYTGLALAGHYGVACSINSSGVISGILSNSTRRYLAIWNSSGQLIHKIDIGVRSVVPHPVGEASYINDNGEVVVTGVVNNSARQFFWSQSTGLVDFTDSITNRNGFNLTVIGINNRREIICNGYLGTNYKYNLLLTPVPEPSELIVLGVGLVGVALRQRRRKRIA, encoded by the coding sequence ATGGGATTGGCATTGAGGACGAGGTTGCTGGTGGTTGCGGGTGTGGTTGCACTCGGCTCGCAGTCGTATGCGCTGACTTGGTCAATGCGCGAAGTCGTTGTTCCCGGTGAATCGCAACTCGTGTTCAGCGGGATAAACAATGCGGGTCAGATTTCCGCTGAAGGGTGGGGTACAGCGAACATTTACCGTGTGAACACGAACGGTTTAGTGGAAACTGCGACTCCATCGGTACATCAACACACCAGCGTATCTTCAGGTGGCATTAACGAAGCCGGAGATGTGGTTGTGTATGGAAATCCGATCCCAGGTTCTGGTCGAACCAAAGTTGGGTATTGGACGCCAGGCGTAGGAATGACCGATCTTTTGGTACAGGATAACGGACAGAACTATTGGTTCGAGTCATTTGCCATGAACAATGCCCATACCGCAGTAGGTTGGGCCGAGTGGTTCGGAAATGGCGGAACGGGCGGAACAGGAAACGCCATCCGGTATTCACCTACGAGTAGCGCACTACTTGATCCCGGATACTGGGACGGCTACAACCTTGCCAGGGACATTGATGAAGCAGGATCAATTGTTGGATGTGTCAACTTCAACCCTATCCGCTGGAACCCAGATGGCAGCTATACGGGCCTTGCTTTGGCGGGTCACTATGGTGTGGCTTGCAGTATCAATTCCAGCGGCGTGATTAGCGGAATTCTAAGCAATTCAACCCGGCGATATTTGGCGATTTGGAATTCCTCGGGCCAATTGATACATAAGATCGACATTGGGGTTCGAAGCGTCGTGCCGCACCCTGTTGGCGAGGCAAGCTACATCAATGACAATGGAGAAGTTGTGGTAACTGGTGTCGTAAACAATTCGGCCAGGCAGTTCTTCTGGTCCCAGTCGACCGGGCTTGTTGACTTCACTGATTCCATCACGAACCGAAATGGATTCAACTTGACGGTGATCGGAATCAATAACCGACGAGAAATAATCTGTAACGGCTATTTGGGAACTAACTACAAGTACAACCTGCTCCTCACCCCAGTGCCGGAGCCATCTGAACTGATTGTTCTCGGAGTGGGGTTGGTGGGGGTCGCCCTCAGGCAAAGGCGGCGGAAGAGAATCGCCTGA
- a CDS encoding glutamate mutase L, whose product MAQDIRRIVATDCGSTTTKAILIERNPEGKYRLVARGEAPTTVEKPFEDVTIGVLNAMTELEEITAEQVPTAEGFTPGRRSLVKNDTVWKLLKDGSTIDTRSTDNEASDLYVSTSSAGGGLQMMVAGVVKSMSAESAERAALGAGAILMDTLAVDDGRKEFQKVERLRQLRPDIILMSGGTDGGTRSHLIDMAEVVRRADPKPRFGDMKLPVIFAGNIEARDDVHEVLGKNIALKMVDNLRPTMDRENLDPARDEIHELFLEHVMQQAPGYNKLLEWASEEVMATPNAVGKLMKSYADQEGINVLGVDIGGATTDVFSVFSGIYNRTVSANLGMSYSICNVLKEAGIDNIARWLPFEINPNDVRNRLRNKMIRPTTIPQAYEDLLIEHAVSREALRLAFDHHKSLARSLTGSQQQRDVGQIFDQAASGSTLIKMMDLDMVIGSGGVLSHAPRRAQSALMMMDAYQPEGVTMLTVDSIFMMPHLGVLSEHLYEAAKEVFEYDCIVKCGHCISPVGTLKGNEPALTVSGSGHNFTMPLGQIKVIPCDRNEFIELTVTPAKTLDIGAGKGKEITRKFEGGTVGIIFDTRGRPFTLPTDNPTRIAKLREWLEAMGLPIPK is encoded by the coding sequence ATGGCGCAAGATATCCGGCGCATTGTGGCGACCGACTGTGGTTCTACAACGACCAAGGCAATTTTGATTGAGCGAAATCCTGAGGGCAAGTATCGACTTGTGGCTCGTGGCGAAGCTCCTACGACGGTCGAAAAGCCGTTTGAAGACGTGACCATTGGCGTCTTGAACGCGATGACCGAGCTTGAAGAAATCACTGCTGAACAAGTTCCGACAGCAGAGGGATTTACTCCAGGCCGGCGATCACTCGTCAAGAACGACACGGTTTGGAAGCTACTTAAAGATGGCTCGACGATTGACACCCGATCAACGGATAACGAAGCCTCAGATCTTTACGTCTCAACCAGTTCTGCTGGTGGCGGATTGCAGATGATGGTCGCAGGTGTGGTGAAGTCGATGTCTGCCGAATCAGCAGAACGAGCTGCACTCGGTGCAGGCGCGATCTTGATGGACACGCTGGCCGTCGATGATGGTCGAAAAGAATTCCAAAAGGTGGAGCGGCTGCGACAACTCCGCCCCGACATTATCCTAATGTCAGGCGGTACCGATGGCGGTACCCGGTCGCACCTTATCGATATGGCTGAAGTCGTGCGACGCGCCGATCCAAAGCCGCGATTTGGCGACATGAAGCTCCCAGTGATTTTTGCGGGCAACATCGAAGCGCGGGATGACGTTCACGAAGTTCTCGGAAAGAATATCGCTCTCAAGATGGTGGACAACCTTCGTCCGACCATGGACCGAGAGAACCTTGATCCAGCGCGCGACGAAATTCACGAGCTGTTCCTTGAGCACGTGATGCAACAAGCACCTGGCTATAACAAGTTGCTGGAGTGGGCGAGCGAAGAAGTCATGGCCACTCCGAACGCGGTTGGCAAACTGATGAAGTCTTATGCCGACCAGGAGGGCATCAACGTTCTCGGTGTTGACATCGGTGGCGCGACGACAGACGTTTTCTCGGTTTTCAGCGGAATCTATAACCGAACCGTGTCTGCGAACCTTGGCATGAGTTACTCGATTTGTAACGTTCTCAAGGAAGCTGGAATCGACAACATCGCTCGCTGGCTACCATTCGAGATCAATCCAAATGATGTTCGAAACCGGCTGCGCAACAAGATGATTCGTCCAACGACGATCCCGCAAGCCTACGAAGACCTGTTGATTGAGCATGCGGTAAGCCGAGAAGCTCTCCGGCTAGCGTTTGACCACCACAAGTCGCTTGCTCGGTCGCTCACGGGTTCCCAACAACAGCGCGATGTCGGTCAGATTTTCGACCAAGCCGCATCCGGCTCCACTCTTATCAAGATGATGGACCTCGACATGGTGATCGGCTCCGGCGGTGTGCTTAGCCATGCGCCACGACGTGCTCAATCGGCCCTGATGATGATGGATGCGTACCAACCAGAAGGCGTGACCATGCTCACTGTGGACAGCATCTTCATGATGCCGCACCTCGGCGTACTGTCCGAGCACCTATACGAAGCCGCTAAGGAAGTGTTTGAATACGACTGTATCGTCAAGTGCGGTCACTGCATTTCGCCAGTGGGCACATTGAAGGGCAATGAGCCAGCGCTGACCGTTTCTGGCTCCGGCCACAACTTCACAATGCCTCTCGGCCAGATCAAGGTGATTCCTTGCGATCGAAACGAGTTCATTGAACTGACGGTTACCCCGGCTAAAACTTTGGACATCGGTGCAGGCAAAGGTAAGGAAATCACCCGAAAGTTTGAGGGTGGAACCGTTGGAATCATCTTCGATACCCGCGGACGGCCATTCACTCTGCCGACCGACAATCCAACCCGAATCGCCAAGCTGCGAGAGTGGCTGGAAGCGATGGGCCTTCCAATTCCGAAGTAA
- the rplL gene encoding 50S ribosomal protein L7/L12, with the protein MSVVEEIVEKISGMTALELSELKTALEDKFGVTAAAPMMGMPMMMAGGGDAGPAAEEKTEFNVILAAAGDNKLGVIKVVREITGLGLKEAKDLVDGAPKAIKEGVGKDEAESIKKQVEEAGGKVELK; encoded by the coding sequence ATGTCTGTTGTTGAAGAAATCGTAGAAAAGATCAGCGGTATGACCGCTTTGGAATTGAGCGAGTTGAAGACCGCTCTCGAAGACAAGTTCGGCGTCACGGCCGCTGCCCCAATGATGGGTATGCCAATGATGATGGCTGGTGGCGGCGATGCTGGCCCAGCTGCTGAAGAAAAGACTGAGTTCAACGTCATCTTGGCCGCTGCAGGCGACAACAAGCTCGGCGTCATCAAGGTCGTTCGAGAAATCACCGGCCTCGGCCTCAAGGAAGCAAAGGACCTCGTTGACGGCGCTCCTAAGGCTATCAAGGAAGGCGTTGGCAAGGACGAAGCAGAGAGCATCAAGAAGCAGGTTGAAGAAGCCGGCGGAAAGGTCGAACTCAAGTAA
- the rsfS gene encoding ribosome silencing factor codes for MDSTNKAENTLTSEEKKDKIVEFIDDIKADRIEVLDVRAKTSVADFFIVCTGNSDTHVNSITERALEKMRELGIRAHRSELSSGSGWALVDFGDVVLNVMREERRQFYDLESLWNSMQPNSDLI; via the coding sequence ATGGACTCTACAAACAAAGCTGAAAACACACTCACTTCTGAAGAGAAGAAGGACAAGATCGTCGAGTTTATCGACGATATCAAGGCCGATCGCATCGAGGTTTTGGATGTGCGCGCCAAGACTTCCGTCGCTGATTTCTTCATCGTCTGCACCGGAAACAGTGACACCCACGTCAATTCGATAACAGAACGCGCATTGGAGAAGATGCGAGAACTCGGTATTCGAGCACATCGCAGCGAACTCTCGTCCGGTTCGGGATGGGCTCTGGTCGATTTTGGCGATGTGGTGTTGAACGTCATGCGCGAAGAAAGACGTCAATTCTATGATCTGGAATCGCTCTGGAACTCGATGCAGCCGAATTCAGACCTAATCTAG
- the gmd gene encoding GDP-mannose 4,6-dehydratase, whose protein sequence is MKTALITGITGQDGAYLAELLLQKGYSVHGIKRRTSLFNTQRIDHLYHDAHEEGLPFKLHYGDLTDSTSLIRVIQEVQPDEVYNLGAQSHVKVSFDEPEFTANSDAIGTLRLLEAIRILGMTDKVRFYQASTSELYGLVQEIPQKETTPFYPRSPYAVAKMYGYWITVNYRESYGMYACNGILFNHESPLRGETFVTRKVTRAAARISVGLQKKLFLGNMDSLRDWGHARDYVEAMWLMLQQDAPDDFVVATGKQYSIRTLCEHAFREVGMDIEWRGKDEQEVGVDKATGREVIGVDPRYYRPAEVETLLGDPTKAKLKLGWEPKVSFEELVKEMVASDLEAAQKDALIRNEGFKVYQSAEESR, encoded by the coding sequence ATGAAAACGGCACTCATCACAGGAATTACCGGCCAGGACGGCGCATACCTTGCCGAACTGCTATTGCAAAAGGGCTATTCGGTCCACGGTATCAAGCGGCGCACGTCGTTGTTCAATACCCAGCGCATTGATCACCTCTATCACGATGCTCATGAAGAAGGGTTGCCGTTCAAGTTGCACTACGGCGACCTTACAGATTCGACTTCATTGATTCGTGTGATTCAAGAGGTTCAGCCGGATGAAGTCTATAACCTTGGTGCGCAGAGCCATGTGAAGGTGTCGTTTGACGAGCCTGAGTTCACCGCAAACTCCGACGCCATCGGAACCTTGCGATTGTTGGAAGCGATTCGAATCCTTGGTATGACCGACAAGGTTCGGTTCTATCAGGCATCGACTTCGGAACTTTATGGTTTGGTCCAAGAAATTCCGCAAAAGGAAACCACGCCGTTTTATCCTCGCTCGCCATATGCTGTGGCCAAGATGTATGGCTACTGGATCACGGTGAACTACCGTGAATCGTATGGCATGTACGCTTGTAACGGCATTCTGTTTAACCACGAAAGTCCGTTGCGAGGTGAGACATTTGTCACGCGTAAGGTCACTCGCGCGGCAGCCCGAATCAGCGTCGGTCTTCAGAAGAAACTGTTCCTGGGCAACATGGACAGCCTTCGAGACTGGGGACACGCCCGTGATTATGTCGAAGCGATGTGGTTGATGCTGCAGCAAGACGCTCCAGACGATTTTGTTGTGGCTACAGGCAAGCAATATTCGATTCGCACACTGTGCGAGCACGCCTTCCGCGAAGTTGGCATGGACATCGAATGGCGCGGCAAGGACGAACAAGAAGTCGGTGTGGACAAGGCTACTGGTCGAGAAGTGATTGGCGTGGACCCGCGCTATTATCGACCGGCCGAAGTGGAGACCTTGCTTGGCGATCCTACAAAGGCAAAGCTCAAGCTTGGATGGGAACCGAAGGTATCGTTCGAAGAACTCGTGAAGGAAATGGTCGCCTCCGACCTCGAAGCAGCGCAGAAGGATGCCCTGATTCGAAACGAAGGCTTCAAGGTGTATCAGAGTGCTGAAGAAAGCCGATAA